One Aliiroseovarius sediminilitoris DNA window includes the following coding sequences:
- the dnaQ gene encoding DNA polymerase III subunit epsilon produces MREIVLDTETTGFDPDGGDRIVEIGCLELYNHMPTGKTFHQYINPERDMPDEAFGVHGIGPDLLLTPRAAQAGEVTLKDKPVFKTVGQAFLDFIGDARLVIHNASFDMKFLNAELKWMDLPAIPWEQATDTLVIARKKFPGAPASLDALCRRFGIDNSSRTLHGALLDSEILAEVYLELIGGRQPDLVLAPDQDASAGPGAAGAWRATQRPTPLSSKITKEEAVAHDAFVEKLGDGAVWKTYR; encoded by the coding sequence ATGCGTGAGATTGTGCTGGATACGGAAACCACGGGGTTTGACCCGGATGGCGGCGACCGGATCGTCGAAATCGGGTGTCTTGAGCTTTATAACCACATGCCAACCGGTAAGACCTTTCACCAATATATCAACCCGGAGCGGGACATGCCGGACGAGGCGTTTGGCGTCCACGGGATCGGGCCTGATTTGCTTCTGACCCCCCGCGCGGCGCAGGCGGGCGAGGTGACGTTGAAAGATAAACCGGTATTCAAAACGGTCGGTCAGGCTTTCCTCGATTTCATTGGCGACGCCCGGTTGGTCATCCACAATGCCAGCTTTGACATGAAGTTCCTGAATGCCGAGCTGAAATGGATGGATCTGCCCGCGATCCCATGGGAACAGGCCACCGACACGCTGGTCATCGCGCGCAAGAAGTTTCCTGGTGCGCCGGCGTCGCTGGATGCGCTGTGTCGCCGGTTCGGCATCGACAATTCATCCCGAACCCTGCACGGCGCGCTGTTGGACAGTGAAATTCTGGCCGAGGTGTATCTGGAACTGATCGGCGGTCGGCAGCCTGATCTTGTGCTGGCCCCTGATCAGGATGCCTCGGCAGGGCCGGGCGCCGCTGGCGCATGGCGCGCGACACAACGCCCGACGCCCCTATCATCAAAGATTACAAAAGAAGAAGCCGTCGCCCATGATGCTTTCGTGGAAAAGCTGGGCGACGGCGCTGTCTGGAAAACCTATCGCTAG